Sequence from the Lysobacter capsici genome:
GTGCTCGGCAAGTGCGGCGGCAGCCTGGCCGATATCGCCGACGGCATCACCTGGGCGTCGGGCGGCACGGTCAGCGGCGTGCCGGCGGTCGGCGCGAACAAGGCCACCGTCATCAACATGAGCCTGGGCGGCAGCGGCGCGTGCAGCTCGACCTTCCAGACCGCGATCAACGGCGCGGTGTCGCGCGGCGTGACCGTGGTGGTCGCGGCCGGCAACAGCAACGCCAACGCGGCCAACTTCCAGCCGGCCAGCTGCGCCAACGTCATCAACGTCGGCGCCACCACCTCGGCCGGCGTGCGCGCGAGCTTCTCCAACTGGGGAGCGTCGGTGGATCTGGCCGCGCCGGGCCAGAGCATCCTGTCGACGCTCAACAGCGGCAGCACCACGACCGGTTCGCCGACCTATGCGAACTACAGCGGCACCTCGATGGCGGCGCCGTTCGTGGCCGGCGTGGTCGCGCTGATGAAGTCCAAGCCCGGCGGCGCTGCCCTGACCCCGGCGCAGATCGAAACCATCATCAAGGCGCCGGCGAACATAACGCCGTTCCCGGTCGTGCAGAACCCGGTGATCGGCTCGGGCATCCTCAACGCGGACAAGGCCACCGACGCGGTTCCGTAAGCACGGTCCATGCTCGCGTGGAGCACTCAGAACCCCGGCTTCGGCCGGGGTTCTTTGTATGTCGCGCATGTCGCATCGGTTGCCGGCGTTGTCGCGAGTCTCGCCGCATGGCGCTGTCGCGCCCGCGTATACGATTCGCGCTCGCGCAATCCCTTGATGCATTGCGCCATCGCGCACGGTGAATCCAGCCGATGCGACGACGATGACGAGGTCCCGTCGCGCTCATCGACGCCCGACTTTTCGCCGCGGGCACCGGCGCTTGCAACGCGTTAAAACGCACCGCACGCGCATGAACGCGCATCGCGCGTGATTGGCGTCACGCTCCGCCAGCACTCGGGTCGCTGCCGCGTCGCGCAAGCGATTGTTTCGCCCCGTCATGCTGCATTGCCGCATTGGTGTCTTTCGGTTGACAGCGCTGTCATAGCCGCGCTACAAGCTTCCCGCATGACGGCCGGCCGCGCCGCGCATGCTTCGGTCTGGGGTCGCTCTCAAGCCTGACAACACGTCGGTCTGCAGGCCGACCCCGGGGAGGGGACGTTTCGATGAAGGTATCCAGGCAAGCCCGCGTCCGCGGTTCGAGCGTGAGTTTCGCGATCCGCGCCGCGCGGTCCGCCGAACTGTCTGCTCGCCGCCCGCGGGCGTCCGTCTTCGCCGCTCCGATTCGCGCACGCCCCCACGGTGCGCGGGTCGGGGTGGCGGGGGGGGTGTTGTTGATGTTGTCGTTCTGCGTGGCGGATCTTGTGAAAGCCGGATCGGCGTTGCCTTGTCACAGTGGCGGCGACGACGATGGTTGCGGTGACGATGGCGACGTCGCGCCGAACCAGCCGCGTCCTGGGAGATGCGAAGTGACAGCCGGTAAGCAAAAAGCCACGTAATACAAGCGGCGAAAAAATCCACATACGCCAAGCACCGAAACACCCCACAACACCGCCCACACCCCGCGGAGTTCCATGAAACTTCCCTTGCTCGACACCCTCATCGTCCTGGTCTACCTCGCCGGCGTGTTCGCTCTCGCGCAATGGGTTTCGCGCGAAAAGGCCGGTCACGAGAAAACCGCCAAGGACTATTTTCTCGCCAGCAAGTCGCTGCCGTGGTGGGCGATCGGCGCGTCGTTGATCGCGGCCAACATCTCGGCCGAACAGATCATCGGCATGTCGGGTTCGGGCTATGCGCTGGGGCTGGCGATCGCGTCCTATGAATGGATGGCGGCGGCCACGCTGTTGGTGGTCGGCAAGTTCTTCCTGCCGATCTTCCTGCGCAACGGCATCTACACCATGCCGCAGTTTCTGCAGGAGCGTTACGGCAACCGCATCCGCACCTTGATGGCGGTGTTCTGGCTCGGCCTGTACGTGTTCGTGAACCTGACCTCGATCGTGTGGCTGGGTTCGCTCGCGGTCGCGCAGGTCACCGGCATGGACCAGATGCTCGCGCTGGCGCTGCTCGGATTGTTCGCGCTCGCCTATCAGCTGTACGGAGGGCTCAAGGCGGTGGCGTTGACCGATATCGTGCAGGTCGCGCTGCTGGTGCTCGGCGGGCTCATGGTCGCCGGCCTGACCTTGAGCAAGATCGGCGACGGCGCCGGCGTGCTGGCCGGTTTCAACAAGCTCATGGCGACCCATCCGGATCACTTCAAGATGATCCTGTCGCCGGACAATCCGCACTACAAGGACCTGCCCGGCATCGGCGTGCTGCTCGGCGGCCTGTGGGTGATGCACGTGAGCTACTGGGGTTTCAACCAGTACATCATCCAGCGCGCGCTCGCGGCCAAGGATCTGCGCGAGGCGCAGAAGGGCATCGTGTTCGCGGCCGGGCTCAAGATCATCCTGCCGATCATCGTGGTGCTGCCGGGCATCGCCGCGCTGATGCTGGCGCCGGGCCTGCAACGTTCCGACGACGCATATCCGGCGATGATGTCGCTGTTGCCCAGCGGCGTGCTCGGCCTGGTGTTCGCCGCGCTGGTCGCGGCGATCGTCGCTTCGCTCGCGTCGAAGATCAATTCGGTCGCGACCATCTTCACCCTGGATTTCTACGCCAAGTACAAACCGCAGGCGAGCGAGAAGCAGCTGGTGCGGATCGGCCGCATCGCCGCGGCGGTGTCGATCGCCATCGCGATCGTGACCGCGCGGCCGTTGATCGGCGGTTTCGATCAGGGCTTCCAGTACATCCAGGAATACACCGGCTTCTTCACCCCGGGCATCGTGGTGATCTTCGTGCTCGGCCTGTTCTGGAAGCGCGCCAACGAAGCCGGCGCCTTGGCCGCGGCGCTGGGTTCGTTCCTGTTGTCGCTGGCGCTGAAGTTCGCCTGGCCGGAGCTGCCGTTCGTCAATCGCGTCGGCGTGGTGTTCCTGCTGGCGGCCGCGCTGGCGGTGATCGTGTCGCTGGCGACGCCGTCTGGCGCCGGCCGCGACCGCATCCAGGGCGACGGGGTGAGCTTCGCGACCTCGCCGTCGTTCAATATCGCCGCGGTCGGCGTACTGGCGATCCTGATCGCGCTGTACGCGCTGTTCTGGTGACCTCGGCGGCGCGGACAGCTGCGTCCACGCGGCTCGCGTCCCGGCGCGCCGCGCCCGCGCGATGCTTGTCCGTCACCCGCGCGTTTCGCCGACGCGACGCCTCAGCGTCGGCGCGAAGCGCGGCCCTTGCCGATCGGGCCGGTCGACTGGCGCAGCTGCAATTCGTAACCGGCGGTGATCATCTGGCCGCCGTCGGGCGCCTTGATCCGCTTGAACAGCTCGTGCGTGGCCAGGCGCCCCATTTCGCGGGTCGGCTGGCGCACCGTGGTCAGCGGCGGATAGATCTGGCGCGAGATCGGCGTGTCGTCGAATCCGCACACCGATATGTCGCCGGGAATCGACAAGCCCATTTCGCT
This genomic interval carries:
- a CDS encoding sodium/sugar symporter — translated: MKLPLLDTLIVLVYLAGVFALAQWVSREKAGHEKTAKDYFLASKSLPWWAIGASLIAANISAEQIIGMSGSGYALGLAIASYEWMAAATLLVVGKFFLPIFLRNGIYTMPQFLQERYGNRIRTLMAVFWLGLYVFVNLTSIVWLGSLAVAQVTGMDQMLALALLGLFALAYQLYGGLKAVALTDIVQVALLVLGGLMVAGLTLSKIGDGAGVLAGFNKLMATHPDHFKMILSPDNPHYKDLPGIGVLLGGLWVMHVSYWGFNQYIIQRALAAKDLREAQKGIVFAAGLKIILPIIVVLPGIAALMLAPGLQRSDDAYPAMMSLLPSGVLGLVFAALVAAIVASLASKINSVATIFTLDFYAKYKPQASEKQLVRIGRIAAAVSIAIAIVTARPLIGGFDQGFQYIQEYTGFFTPGIVVIFVLGLFWKRANEAGALAAALGSFLLSLALKFAWPELPFVNRVGVVFLLAAALAVIVSLATPSGAGRDRIQGDGVSFATSPSFNIAAVGVLAILIALYALFW